TGTGTAAAACCACCTGATCATTACAGTGCTCACTTCTTTAAAGTAGCTTCCCGGTTAgttcagttggtagagcatgagactcaatctctcaggggcGTGGGTTTTAACCCCACTCCGGGCGGCACCatctcccatgggctcaccacccgtgggaggtaccataggacttcggtgcattgacTGGGTGGCGACCGGGGCTGGACCCAGATAGGGGAGACTAGGGTGATTTGTGCCGCGGGGAAGTTTTGCCACCTCCTGTTTCTAGGGAACCATAAAAGAAATCGGTCATGTGACCACAGATTTTTGAGGAGTCAGGCCTTTTTACTCATCCTGTAAAGAAGAGAGCATCATTGCATGAGAATTAAGCATATGGGCGATTCCGCCAAAAGAGTGCCATTTCTGTCCCCAGCATATCATTGTATATTAAAAGTATAAACACaagtaataatataatacaaattatattttattattatacaaaACACCGTACACATGAATCATTGTAGAaattgtaaatatatatattttaaatattttcataagGCATCTAAAACACTGATACATAGCATTTCTTGCCTGTCCCCACAGCCAAACGCTACACTTTACCATAATGCATCATGAACAAAATCCTtccaaaatctattttttttggcatttaagTGTGACCCCCATATTCTATCTACACTTGTAAAACAAGTTTTACAAAAACGTCattatattttggttaaaattcacattttagtgCTGTCCCCAGGTTTTCACTCATTGCTGTTACCCAAACACATTTCCCCCTCTGAAAATTTGGAACATTCCACCAGTGATAGGTTCTGCAGGAAGTCACATCATTTGGGTCTTCTGCAAGTCATGGGAAGACCAAAACTAAGttatctcatttatttttccttaaattTAATGGTATATTGGCTGTGTCAGAGACAGTAAGgtcagaaaaaacaagaaaaacatgaagaaagtTATCAAGGCTGTGATGAAAGACCTTCAAAAGGACGTTGGCTCTCTAGAGAAACCACTAGAGGGTGCAAAGGCATCAAAAGACACATCTTTAGAGGATGCTGTTGTAAAGTATGTAAAAATCCATCTGAGTGCCCTCCATGacccaaagaagaagaagtcccGAACTGCCAGGTTTGTCtcagctttaacaaaacccttcCGGTGCTGCATCAAGAGCTCCTGTGTGTAGAATAATTACCCCTAAGCTAGCCCCAACCCCAAAATATAattgagaaataaataaatttcagtGTATGTGGTGAATGAATAAGTTGTGAAGATAAATTATGTGACTGCAGTTTAACATCCCATCTATTTCTATGCAGGGTCCAGTACAACATATGGTCATGATCACTTTTTCCCCTTAAAAGAGGGGATATTAGGAAGGTGTTCCTGGAGAACACCAAACACAAATAACAGCTTTTAAACCCACGTGTTCTTGCCtttatttccaaaaatatgGAGGCTTCATATTTTCCACAAGATTTcagaacctggctgcaggaattagttcccattcagccacaagagccTCGcttacaacaacaaacatcaacaaaaatACCACtactaataacaataataattatgaaGCTCTTTTCAAAAGCTACCAAGTGATATGTCTATAAACAGGAAgccagataaaaagaaaaaaaaaaacattttacatccaGTAACAGTGGCcatcttttattgttgtgtaCACAACCTGCCAGTTTTTATCCAGAGATACGAAACTTACGAGATGTCCTGATCAGCTAACCCATGGTTGTCTTAATCCTTTTGTTCTTTCAAGAAATAGGTCATTACCTGATTGTAAGTGCGCACTGAATTGCCCCTTCCAGAGGTCATGTGACTCCAAATACAAAGGGGGCCAGTCTTCATCAGACTTATCTAATGGTGTTCAGAAGGTAGAATAATAAGATAAGATCAGACATGGGGATAATTAACTGTGTATTTATACTAAGTCCTCCCCATGAAAACCCCCCTGCCCTCAGCTATTGGCTGctggtggggggtggaggtTGTGGCTCATAAACTGAAACTTTCCCAGATGCTGACACATATAAAAGGTGTTGACAGGTGCACTTACCTCAGGATAACATTAGGTCTATCAAGGATGTGGATTCTCTTCTTTTTGAGTGCCTTGCTGGGGGCGTTGGGGTCAGAGGAAACACCCTCTGGAACAGCTCAGCAGCTTCAGGCCCTTCACTGCCCGCCCTGTGAGAGGATACACTGCTCCTCCCGACGGGCGCTGAAGCTCCAGTGTAAAGGTGGTGTCACAACGGGAGTCTGCGGCTGCTGCCCCGTTTGTGCCAAAACAGATGGGGAGACCTGTGGAGGAACATGGGACTATGTGGGCAAGTGTGATGAGGGACTGGTGTGTGTTTACCAGGACGCGGCAGCTGACAAACCAGACAAAGAGCGCAAAGGGATCTGCAAAGCAGGTGAGATTATCATTTACAACCACCAACCAATTACTATTGAGCAGGTAAAGATGCAGCAATGTCTGAATTCTGCATcacaaaaagtcaataaaacagAACCAAAATACCAAACCTGCTTCAGTCAGcgtcatatttctttttattataaTTGTATTGTCATTATTATAATCTACATTTTATTGTTGGGGGGGAAGCttattttaataattacatATACTGTTGAGTAATTTAACCTGCAGCAATGCATCACATTTTGAAAACTGGTgagatgttttgcattttaagaTGTGAGCTGCAAAGTAACTACAGctctgaaataaatgtagtggagtaaaatgTGCAGTATTTCCCTCGGAACTATAGCGGAGTTGAAGTATAGAGTAGAAGAAGTATTCAAACATACCTTAAGGACAGTACTAAGTGAATATACTTAGTTACACTTACAGTGGTGAAATGTAACTGTAGTGGGAATGGTGCCAATGTTAAATCTTGTTTATGAGCTGCGAAGGCTGATAGTGTGGTCAAGGCTTCCTTTGAATCAAAGCTTTCTGCTAATAGTTAAGCCATAATTACACCTCTTATCTCTCCATGGAGAAAAGAGTTGTCACCGTTATTGATACAGCATCAGGCGGAGTACGAGATTAGAGAATTTCGCACTTTGTTGCCTCTCtggaaaatatgtaaatattttaaatgcagaGTTTCATGAATTGCATCTCCCACTTCTCCTGTTTCTTATTCAGtgctcaaaatgtgtttttgtgcagtgaTTGAGCCACTGGATCCAGAGACCTGTCATCCAGAATGCACCAAGGAATACTGTCAGGCCAACCCCTCTGAGATCTGCTCTGCCAGGTGACTGCATGAAACGTCCCTCATCTTCACTTTCCTTAACATTTCatatgttgcatttttttttaacagaaatctgAATTACCTGCTCCGTAGGTTTGTGTCTCTGGAGAAAAAGGTGTGCCAGGGCTCCTGCCAACACACCTCCTGTTCAAGCTGTCTGCTGCTGACACCCCCATCATGTCCTCAGAGCTGCGCCCCGTCTGACTCTTCCTGTGTGCaccattttgggaaatgtgtgcACAGCCACCTGACAGCGACACATGATCCTGTTTGCCACAACAATCTGCAGGTAGGTGGGAGAAAAGCACCAGAAAGCTacatcaacaacaaataaaGAACTTGTATTTCTTTGTTATAATAAACTGCCTTGAAACACTTCATCCATTAATCCAACTCTGTGTGCggtctcatttttctctgtagAGTAATCCCGAGgggcattttgtgtgtttggtccCAGCCTGTCAAAACACACCGAAGTGAATCCTTGTGCAAGGAGCAGAAATCCAGAGGAAATCTTCACTAGCTCATGTAGCAATATGGAACAAGGCAGCTATATCTAAACTTTATGTATCACATTTTATATGCCACGTAAACCTGAATATAAccctgtgaaatgaaatgtattttaaatcatGAGAAATAAAATTCCCTGTCACACTgtacttgattttatttatttgttgggGATATTGTTTCAGTCAGTGGTTGGGTTGGacaaggatggatggatgaactcCAGGTTGCTGTCACTTTGTGTACACTGTGTTTGTACATAGCTTGCGCTGTGggttttaaagtttatttttcttactttattaTATGTTTTGTGCATCTTATGTTTaagcccgtgtgtgtgtgcactccaTGTTTCGCCTGGCTGCAAGACAGATGTCACCTCTGGAACACGGATGTTCAGTTCAATAAGATCTGTTGTGATCAACACAGTACCAAAGAAATGGTAGTGTTCGTTTATAATGATAAATTCTTGCATCATTAGTTATCATCGGGATACAAGATGaaataataagtaataagtAATTAATGAAGCACTAACACTTTGCTTTGTACATAATATACAAAGTGTCATATACAGCTTTTAACCATGCTTGCTGCATGTTGTCTGTCCATCATAGATCGACATTCGATTCAAATTCGATGTCATGAAATTCAGTTAGACATTCACTACCCCTTTTAGGATAACATCAGCATGTCCagcattcagctcaaagcaTCGAAGAGCCTCCAGCATCACTTTGACTTTTTAGTTTAGTCTTCTACAAAAACTTTGAGCCATGAATGAGTGAACCAATTTAGAAACCTGCATCAGAAT
The window above is part of the Toxotes jaculatrix isolate fToxJac2 chromosome 5, fToxJac2.pri, whole genome shotgun sequence genome. Proteins encoded here:
- the si:ch73-330k17.3 gene encoding IGFBP domain-containing protein; translation: MWILFFLSALLGALGSEETPSGTAQQLQALHCPPCERIHCSSRRALKLQCKGGVTTGVCGCCPVCAKTDGETCGGTWDYVGKCDEGLVCVYQDAAADKPDKERKGICKAVIEPLDPETCHPECTKEYCQANPSEICSARFVSLEKKVCQGSCQHTSCSSCLLLTPPSCPQSCAPSDSSCVHHFGKCVHSHLTATHDPVCHNNLQSNPEGHFVCLVPACQNTPK